The genomic DNA CCACCCTGAAAAAGTGTTTATGACTTGTATTATCGCTGGCGAAGAAATGGTAAATGGGACTTAGTCCATGATACACTTCGAGATCAAGTACGAGAAAAGTTGGGCAAACAAGCCATACCTAGCGCTGCCATTATGGATAGCCGCTCGGTTAAAACAGCACAAAAAGGGGGTCGAGAGGCTATGATGCAGCAAAAAAAGTAAAAGGCCGTAAGCAGCATATTATTGTTGATACGCTGGGGCTTATACTTTGTGTGGTAGTACATTCAGCTCACTTATCAGACTCAAGAGGATGTCATCTTTTGCTTATTCGCCTTTTTAATACATTCCCTTCTATTAAACACATATGGGTAGATGGAGGATACCAGAAAGGATGTATAATGTGGGCTTATGGGGTGCTAGGTTATACTTTAGAAGTTGTACAACGGCTCTCAAATGGGTTTCATATTCTAAAAAAGCGATGGATAGTCGAGCGTACATTTGCTTGGCTGAGTTTTTCTAGGAGGCTCTCTAAAGATTACGAGCATAATCCCAAGTCTTCTGAAACACATATTAAAATTGTTATGATTAGAATCATGCTTAAGCGGCTTTTATGACTCCATTTTGGCTTTTTAGACAGCCTCTTATAGCTAGTTGCCAATAAAATATGTGTTTTGGCTCATTCTAAAGGTAGTAGACCTGTGAGCGCGTACTAACCTAAAGTACTTACTGTACAACTTAAAGTGTTTCTTTTAAGGAAAAAGAGTTAATAAAGTTTTTATACTGTTCTTCGTTATAAGATTCTTCTGCATAACTCGACATAAGCAAATATTTAGTTTGACCTACTAGTATAACCCTACCTCTCATATAGACAAATCTATTTTGTATTAAAAAATCTACTGCTTTATGCTTACCAACATATGACTCTACCGAGTTAAGAAGCTTATTGCTAGAAGAAGATTGAACAATATCCTCTATAAAATTGTTTAAATCAAATTCCGTAAGTTCTACATCTGCTGGATAGTTCATATGGCTGACAGAATAGTTAACTCCTTGGTCAGTTGTACTTTCATAACATTCATACTTGATTTTTAGTTTAGTATCCTCAATAGGCAATTCTTCCTTTTCGTAACTTGGCTGTGTTGGAAATTTGATCTCAAAAGCTTTAGAAGCAGGTTGAAAAGTTTTCCAAGTCGTAAGACTTTGGGTGAAAGCCATAGAAGAAGGTTTCTTAGGTACCTCAAGCTTTGCCTTTAATAATACCACACAGTAAAGTCCACCTATAATAAGCATTAATACCTCACCACGGCTAACACCTTGCCTTGGTTTATAATTTCGGATAGTTTTGTTATTGTAAAAGTGTATTGCTTTTTGCAAAGGACGGAAGCATAGGACATCAAATGTTACACCAACCCCTATAATAAATATATCATACCAATACTCGGACATATATTCTGGCAACCGAGTAACAAATCTAGCCAAGAAGATTAAAAATAAGCATAAAAATATATAGATTATAGATAACTGACCATAAGGGATGCTTTTAGAAAATCCTTGTTCTCTAGCAGAATGGTAAATCTTTTTAAAAAGGTTGTATATAAAAAAGACTGAAAATAAACCACGCCAGAAAGGTACAATATTACGATTTTCTGCTCGTTTAATAGCCTGCCAATTTTTATATGCCCAGTAGAGTGAATATAGTCTTGCCGTCAATATATTAAATATTAAGAACCGAGTAGGCGACACATCAAAGTATCCAATAACAGGAGATGTTGGGTTAGATGCTAGCGCTGTTAAATTTTCCTGTTCAACCTTGTCTTGATAAAAATTAATAGCTTTTTGTACAGGATAAAAGCATAGCTCTCTTACCATCCCAAACAAAATTGCAAGAATAGCAAATACCCATCCCCAAATAGTAACAGAAGTTAAATTACTATAGCTAGCACCATTGTATAATATAGATGATCTAGTAAAAATTGTTAACACACCAAATGTGAGACTTAACCCTAAACAAGCAATATAAAAATTACTTAATAAACGATGGTTTGCAAACTTAGTATAACCTTGCTTTTTAGCAGAATTGAAAACATGTTCAAAAAACTCATCTATAAAGAATACAGCAAATATAGAACGCCAAAATGGAGAAATATTATGCTTTTCTGCTCTTTTAATAGCCTTCCAATTACAATACAACCAGTAAATTTTAAAATAACTTCCTGTAAAAAGATACAATACTAGAAAAGCTGCAAAAGGAATCCTAAAATATTTAGCGCTTGCCCTGTTTTTTTCTATAGGAACTACAGCTTCATTGGACGACTCATTTAACATTACTAAATGGTCTTTTTGATTGATATCACTCATATATAGTTTTAGAAAAGGAATAAAGATTATTAAAGAGATGTATAAAGAGAAAGTGGAGTCGGAGGGAATCGAACCCTCGTCCGAACAAGCAAAAACAATGCTTTCTACATGCTTAGTAACTATCTATTGTCGGGATGCTCCTAGGTTAGTTACATACCTTAGAACAATCCTTATACGCGCTCAACTTCGCTATAATATCACGTAACCTACTATAGCTAGTTCTACTAGATGATGCCTCTATGCTAACCTTGCAGAACAAAAGGTTAGCGAGACAGTTGCTTACCTAATTATCAATTAGGCAGCAAGGGCTACTTGATTGTTGCCAATTATAATAGTGAAAGTTTGTTATAAGAGGTACTACTTACAACACCTCGCATGCTTACATTGCATCTGAACTTATCGTCAAATCCAGTCGACCCCATAATTTCAAAGAGCATATTTTATACAAAAATAAAACATAACTTGCAACAGTGCAAGCAAGTATTACTACAAACAAAATAGCTTAAAGATCTGATATATTAACAATGCTTATTTTCAATTAATAACAAAAAACTTTTCTTGATGAACAAGATTATTTGTAGAAATGGTAGGATCTAAAATATGGGTTTTCCAAATACCTCTACAGACTCTTTTTTTCAGCAGTATAACTCCAAGTTAGCTTATCTATGTTTCCTGAGGTAGTCTCAAAACCACTTTACCATTCTTTATGGATTTCTTATAATGGAAATGTTAAGTATTACTTTCATCTTTATTATATAAATATCTTTAATCCTGAAAGTTGGGTAGCATTCGGCATCCAATTTATCATTACACCTTGCCAACCTGTAACCTTTGCCGTAATAATAACATTTGTCCTAATTGGAACCTTATAGTAAACCTTATTGCCTTCTTTTTTAATTTTCTTAGAACTATCTAAGTTTATCTTATATCCAATTTATATCTTATCTAGATTAGGCCCTGCTGATCCAAACCTCCTTGAGCTGAAGCACCTCCCCGGCTTACTGCCTCCACAACTATAGGCAAATATTAATAAAAATTATCCACTATATACATTCTAGTTGTTAGTCTTTGATCATATTCGTTTAATTTAAAATGTGAAAAAATCTAAACCATCCTAAAGTGCAAGGTAAGAAAGCCATTGGGTAAACAGAGATTTCTTGCAATAAAATTCAATGATCAGTTTACAGTTATATTACTTGAATAAGCTCTATAGTATGCGGTAAAATTTTTACAACAACTTATCTTTGCCTATCAACCAACTTATAGCAGTATAACAGATAGGCATGAGTCATTATGATTTTAAAGCCATTGAGCAGAAATGGCAACAATACTGGAAAAATAACCAAATCTTTCGTACAACCATAGAACCTAGCAAGCCCAAATACTATATTTTAGATATGTTCCCTTACCCTTCTGGTGAGGGACTCCATGTAGGCCACCCACTGGGCTATATTGCCTCGGATATTGTGGCTAGGTATAAAAGAAGCAAAGGATACCAGGTACTTCATCCAATGGGGTTTGATGCATTCGGTTTACCTGCAGAACAGTTTGCCATTCAAACAGGACAACATCCTGCTATAACTACTGCTAAAAATATAGGGCGCTATAAGCAACAGCTTTGCCAGTTAGGACTTTCTTATGACTGGGACAGATGCATTAGCACATGCGAGCCAGCTTATTATAAATGGACACAATGGATTTTTATACAATTGTTTAATAGTTGGTATGATATATCTCTACAAAAGGCTCGGCCTATTGATGAACTTATAACCTTATTTGACCAACAAGGCAATCAACAAGTACAAGCTAGCTGTGATAAAGAAGTGTCTTTATTTACTGCCAAAGAATGGCAAGCAATGGATGAAGAGTCTAAACAACAGCATTTACTTGCCTATCGTTTAGCATTTTTAGAAGATACCACTGTTAACTGGTGCCCTGAATTGGGAACCGTATTAGCCAATGAAGAAGTAAAAGATGGGCTTTCAGAACGAGGCGGATATCCTGTTATACGTAAACAAATGAAGCAATGGAGTTTGCGTATTACTGCGTATACAGATAGACTACTAGCTGGTTTAGAACATCTAAAATGGCCCTTGTCCACTAAAGAAATGCAACGTAACTGGATAGGTAGGTCGATAGGTGCTGAACTCAATTTTACAGTAATAGCTAATGGACAAGAGCATACGATCCCTGTATTTACTACGCGACCCGACACCTTATTTGGTGTTACCTATTTAGCACTGTCTCCCGAACATCCATTAGCTAAGCTCATTAGTACAGGTACGCAACAAGCTGCTATAGATACTTATATTACTCAAGCTACTAACCGGTCTGAAAGAGATCGACTAGCGGATGTTAATCATGTTACTGGTATGTTTACAGGTGCTTATGCTATTCATCCTTTTACTAAGCAGCCCTTACCTATTTGGATAGCAGACTACGTGTTAGCAGGCTATGGAACAGGAGCTGTAATGGGTGTACCTGCACATGACAGCCGAGATTATGCTTTTGCACAACATTTTCAATTACCTATTATACAAGTAGTAGCAGGAGGAGACACTGCTCAATCAGCTTATGAAGCAAGAGAAGGCAGCTTATTTAATTCTCAATTCTTGAATGGTCTTTCTATACAGGAAGCCACCAAGCAAGCAATACAAAAGTTAGAGTCCTTAGGTATTGGAAAGCAAAAAACCACCTATCGACTACGTAATGCTATATTTAGCAGGCAACGCTATTGGGGAGAACCTATTCCTATTTACTATAAAAATAATATACCATATCCTATTCCAGCAGAAGAGCTTCCTTTAGAACTACCATCTTTAGCAAGCTTCAAGCCCACTCCTACTGGTGAGCCTCCACTAGGGCATGCTCCTAATTGGAAAACCAAAGAAGGTTATCCTATAGAGCTAAGCACCATGCCAGGATGGGCAGGATCTAGTTGGTATTTTTTTCGGTATATGGATCCTAATAATGAAGCAAGCTTTGTAGGCTCAACAGCACAGAATTACTGGCAAGCAGTAGACTTATATTTGGGTGGAGCAGAACACGCTACAGGCCATTTACTTTATGCGCGATTTTGGACTCAATTTTTATATGACTTGGGGTATGTGAACATAGAAGAACCGTTTCAAGAGCTTATTCACCAAGGGATGATACAAGGCAAGTCTAGCTTTGTGTATAGAATTAAAGGAACCAATCAGTTTGTAAGCTATAACTTACG from Candidatus Amoebophilus asiaticus 5a2 includes the following:
- the leuS gene encoding leucine--tRNA ligase → MSHYDFKAIEQKWQQYWKNNQIFRTTIEPSKPKYYILDMFPYPSGEGLHVGHPLGYIASDIVARYKRSKGYQVLHPMGFDAFGLPAEQFAIQTGQHPAITTAKNIGRYKQQLCQLGLSYDWDRCISTCEPAYYKWTQWIFIQLFNSWYDISLQKARPIDELITLFDQQGNQQVQASCDKEVSLFTAKEWQAMDEESKQQHLLAYRLAFLEDTTVNWCPELGTVLANEEVKDGLSERGGYPVIRKQMKQWSLRITAYTDRLLAGLEHLKWPLSTKEMQRNWIGRSIGAELNFTVIANGQEHTIPVFTTRPDTLFGVTYLALSPEHPLAKLISTGTQQAAIDTYITQATNRSERDRLADVNHVTGMFTGAYAIHPFTKQPLPIWIADYVLAGYGTGAVMGVPAHDSRDYAFAQHFQLPIIQVVAGGDTAQSAYEAREGSLFNSQFLNGLSIQEATKQAIQKLESLGIGKQKTTYRLRNAIFSRQRYWGEPIPIYYKNNIPYPIPAEELPLELPSLASFKPTPTGEPPLGHAPNWKTKEGYPIELSTMPGWAGSSWYFFRYMDPNNEASFVGSTAQNYWQAVDLYLGGAEHATGHLLYARFWTQFLYDLGYVNIEEPFQELIHQGMIQGKSSFVYRIKGTNQFVSYNLRHAYETTAMHVDIHLVKNNILDLERFKNWRPDLQTATFVLENGQYICGSEVEKMSKSKYNTVNPDTVVEQYGADTLRLYTMFLGPIEQAKPWDMHGIEGVFRFLVKVWRLFYLEKGAIITNEVPTKEVQKAIHKAIKKVEEDIKRYAFNTAVSNLMICVNELTALKCNNRAALTNLVLILAPFAPHLAEELWEILGHQHSIAQAPFPTYEEIYLQEETYEYPIAINGKVRAKINFPVDMPQGQIEEQVLTHESIQKWIQGQQIKRVIVISSKMVNIVI